One window of the Capnocytophaga haemolytica genome contains the following:
- a CDS encoding DUF3127 domain-containing protein — protein sequence MELQGRIVKIGEVQTVGANGFQKRELVISTEEQYPQFIPFDFVQEKCALLDGLAVGQVVRVSFNVRGREWTNPQGEVKYILNLQGWRIEPADGMPPQQAYAPQGQYGQYPPQGYAPQQGYAPQGQYQQAPPQYAQQPQYGQVPPQFQQMPPQQPQQAFQAAPAPAQGANAAADGSEDDLPF from the coding sequence ATGGAGCTGCAAGGCAGAATTGTAAAGATAGGTGAAGTGCAGACAGTGGGGGCAAATGGCTTCCAAAAGCGCGAGTTAGTGATTTCTACAGAGGAACAATACCCGCAGTTTATTCCTTTTGATTTTGTGCAAGAGAAGTGCGCTCTGCTTGATGGACTGGCAGTTGGTCAGGTAGTACGTGTAAGTTTTAATGTGCGTGGGCGCGAGTGGACGAACCCTCAGGGGGAAGTAAAGTATATATTGAACCTTCAAGGTTGGCGCATTGAGCCAGCAGATGGAATGCCTCCACAACAGGCGTACGCTCCACAAGGGCAATATGGGCAATATCCGCCACAGGGGTATGCACCACAGCAAGGGTATGCGCCTCAGGGGCAGTATCAGCAGGCTCCACCTCAATATGCACAACAGCCGCAGTATGGGCAGGTACCACCTCAGTTCCAGCAGATGCCTCCACAGCAGCCTCAGCAGGCATTTCAAGCTGCGCCAGCACCCGCACAAGGGGCTAACGCGGCGGCAGATGGCAGTGAGGACGACTTGCCATTTTAA
- the aat gene encoding leucyl/phenylalanyl-tRNA--protein transferase — MKRLEHNIPFPSFEEISEEGIIAFGGELTTKRLIEAYSKGIFPWYGADEPVLWWCPDPRFVLFREKLHLSKRVRKLLKEKVYRVTYDQRFEEVMHHCATVERKGQHGTWIHPEMIKAYTALHRKGIAHSVEVWQGEELIGGLYGIRMGAVFCGESMFSLAPNASEYGFITMLEEDEGISMVDCQVYSAYLERLGAEEVPRDIFLLLFHLLKG, encoded by the coding sequence ATGAAGCGTTTGGAGCATAACATACCATTTCCTTCCTTTGAGGAAATCTCAGAGGAAGGAATTATTGCGTTTGGAGGGGAGCTGACCACTAAGCGGCTGATAGAGGCGTATTCGAAGGGTATTTTCCCTTGGTACGGTGCCGATGAGCCTGTGTTGTGGTGGTGTCCCGATCCGCGCTTTGTGCTTTTTCGCGAGAAATTGCACCTCTCTAAACGTGTACGTAAGTTACTGAAAGAGAAGGTTTATAGGGTTACTTACGACCAGCGATTTGAAGAGGTAATGCACCATTGTGCCACAGTGGAGCGCAAGGGGCAACACGGCACTTGGATACACCCCGAGATGATCAAGGCTTACACCGCCTTGCACCGCAAGGGCATTGCGCACTCGGTGGAGGTGTGGCAAGGTGAGGAATTGATCGGGGGACTTTACGGTATCCGTATGGGTGCGGTTTTTTGTGGGGAAAGTATGTTTAGCCTTGCACCCAATGCTTCGGAATATGGCTTTATCACAATGCTTGAAGAGGATGAAGGCATTAGTATGGTCGATTGCCAAGTGTACAGTGCTTATTTAGAGCGGTTAGGGGCTGAGGAAGTGCCCCGCGACATCTTTTTGCTGCTTTTTCACCTGCTGAAAGGCTAA